In Anaerolineales bacterium, one DNA window encodes the following:
- a CDS encoding response regulator transcription factor, translating into MISNILVVDDEPVARQSLSDILKLEGYGVAVAPNGQAAVEHVRTHTVDLMIVDLKMPGMDGLEVVQVVNQISPETEVILLTAHGSTETAIQALRLRIHDYLLKPASPTQILASVKKGLSRHSARSRVNTIVSADTEDGQEVYTLKDGTSVDLSRRQVKYKNKTEHLTPAEGRLLRILIQNEGKVFSHRELVLLVQGYDTSQREAPEILRPLVSRLRHKLEQFPSLCERVVSVRGTGYLYEANK; encoded by the coding sequence ATGATATCAAACATCCTTGTTGTAGATGACGAGCCTGTTGCACGCCAATCCCTTTCCGATATCCTGAAACTGGAGGGATATGGCGTCGCCGTTGCGCCCAACGGGCAGGCGGCTGTGGAACATGTCCGTACCCATACCGTGGACCTGATGATTGTGGATCTCAAAATGCCCGGCATGGATGGGCTGGAAGTGGTGCAGGTGGTTAACCAGATCTCTCCGGAAACCGAGGTGATCCTACTGACTGCCCATGGCTCCACAGAGACTGCCATCCAGGCGCTGCGGCTGCGGATCCATGATTATCTATTAAAGCCCGCTTCACCCACCCAGATCCTTGCCAGCGTCAAGAAGGGACTCTCGCGCCATTCTGCGCGGTCACGCGTGAATACCATTGTCTCCGCAGATACGGAAGACGGGCAGGAAGTATATACCCTGAAGGACGGTACGTCGGTTGACCTCTCCCGCCGCCAGGTAAAGTATAAGAATAAAACGGAACACCTGACCCCGGCAGAGGGGCGGTTGCTGCGTATATTGATCCAAAATGAAGGGAAGGTCTTCTCTCACCGCGAATTGGTCCTGCTCGTGCAGGGATATGATACCTCCCAACGAGAGGCGCCGGAGATATTACGTCCGTTGGTCAGCCGTCTGCGGCATAAGCTGGAGCAGTTCCCCTCCTTATGTGAGCGTGTCGTGAGCGTTCGCGGGACCGGTTATTTGTACGAAGCGAATAAGTAA
- a CDS encoding ParA family protein, protein MLKTIAISNEKGGVAKTTTTLSLGAALAELGDRVLLIDLDAQANLTLSLGLEPGEAEHTSSNVMLDNAPLMSASRKTDVENLDLIPSSSRIETSEQFLPVRTNYTTILQRAIRTIPNLPYDYIILDCPPALGAITQNALAASDLLVIPTQAEYFSTYALRNMMSLIRRIREEDNPSLAYRILVTMLDRRNRTHRNIHEQLRATFGDGVFDTVIEIDTKLRESPIAGLPITQYKSGARSSTQYRVLAQELMEYAKETEDRQAT, encoded by the coding sequence ATGCTTAAGACGATAGCCATATCAAACGAAAAAGGCGGTGTGGCAAAAACCACAACCACACTCTCCCTGGGTGCCGCCCTTGCGGAGCTAGGCGATCGTGTTCTGCTGATCGATCTGGACGCACAAGCCAACCTGACACTCTCCCTCGGTCTCGAGCCGGGCGAGGCGGAGCATACCTCCAGCAATGTCATGCTGGATAATGCGCCTTTAATGAGCGCATCCCGAAAAACGGACGTCGAAAACCTCGACCTGATCCCCTCCAGTTCGCGCATCGAAACATCCGAGCAATTCCTGCCGGTCCGCACAAACTACACCACCATATTACAACGTGCCATCCGGACCATACCCAACCTGCCCTATGACTACATTATTCTTGACTGCCCCCCCGCACTCGGCGCAATTACCCAAAACGCGCTCGCCGCGTCAGATCTCCTGGTAATTCCAACCCAGGCGGAATATTTCTCAACCTACGCACTGCGCAACATGATGAGCCTCATCCGCCGCATCCGCGAAGAGGACAATCCCAGCCTTGCCTACCGCATCCTCGTCACCATGCTGGACAGGAGAAACCGCACACACCGCAACATTCACGAACAATTGCGCGCCACATTCGGGGACGGCGTGTTCGATACCGTCATTGAGATTGATACAAAATTACGTGAAAGCCCAATCGCAGGTTTACCGATCACACAATACAAGTCCGGTGCGCGCAGCTCGACGCAATACCGCGTCCTTGCCCAGGAGTTAATGGAATATGCCAAAGAAACCGAAGATAGACAAGCGACTTGA
- a CDS encoding pyridoxal-phosphate dependent enzyme yields MTFIIKCLDCGHHAPYYPTSTTCPKCNSQWREAEYDYELVGKSLPAKLPARASDLWRYRELLPVRNPNISLSLGEGGTPLIRAVNLGMMLGCPNIFIKDERQGPTSSFKDRQAAVTIAALKEAGITEMVAASTGNVAISYSAYASRAGVKLWAFVTSLVPAVKMREIALYGSQVIKITGSYDQCKQVASEFARQRRLYQDMGARTITSVEAMKTIAFEISEQLTAIQGPGTDTPWRTPDWYVQAISGGMGPLGVYKGFREMKQMGWVDSIPAFAPIQAEGCAPMVDAWKRGLQKAEPVTSPKTRIETLATGDPGRAYEFLREYVNLTNGAFESVSDEDAFRAMHVLAKMEGISAEPAAAVAFAGLFKLVRAGIIKHSETVVVNCTGHTMPAEPSILGDNWSRDVKFPTLEETPQEGLLSALTQVAPERFPKIVIVEDTAEARRLIRRILQSQGNFTILEAVNGREGLDLIQRELPDLIILDLMMPEMDGFGVIEALRAKPETATIPVIVATAKELTPDEKSRLGGQIQSLMQKGDFLNDEFLEEVKSLIK; encoded by the coding sequence GTGACTTTCATCATTAAATGCCTGGATTGCGGTCATCATGCCCCGTACTACCCCACCTCCACCACTTGCCCAAAGTGCAACAGCCAATGGCGGGAGGCGGAATATGACTACGAACTTGTCGGAAAATCACTGCCAGCCAAACTGCCGGCAAGGGCTTCCGACCTGTGGCGCTACCGCGAGTTGCTGCCGGTGCGGAATCCAAACATCAGCCTGTCGCTTGGGGAAGGCGGCACTCCGCTTATCCGTGCCGTGAATTTGGGCATGATGTTGGGATGCCCAAACATCTTCATAAAGGATGAGCGCCAGGGTCCGACCTCCTCATTCAAGGACAGGCAGGCCGCAGTTACGATCGCGGCGTTGAAGGAGGCGGGCATTACGGAAATGGTGGCGGCCTCCACCGGGAACGTTGCAATTTCCTATTCCGCCTACGCATCGCGCGCAGGGGTGAAACTATGGGCATTTGTCACCAGCCTTGTGCCCGCCGTCAAGATGCGGGAAATCGCGTTATATGGAAGTCAGGTCATCAAGATCACCGGCTCATACGACCAGTGCAAGCAGGTCGCATCCGAGTTTGCCCGCCAGCGACGTTTGTATCAAGACATGGGCGCGCGTACCATCACATCCGTTGAAGCGATGAAGACCATCGCCTTCGAGATCTCGGAACAATTGACCGCCATTCAAGGACCCGGCACAGATACTCCCTGGCGCACACCGGACTGGTACGTGCAGGCGATCAGCGGCGGCATGGGTCCGCTTGGTGTTTACAAGGGATTTCGGGAAATGAAACAAATGGGTTGGGTGGACAGTATCCCTGCCTTTGCCCCCATTCAAGCGGAAGGCTGTGCGCCCATGGTGGATGCCTGGAAAAGAGGCCTCCAAAAGGCGGAACCTGTCACCTCGCCCAAGACGCGCATTGAAACCCTGGCCACCGGCGACCCGGGACGTGCCTATGAATTCCTGCGTGAATATGTGAACTTGACCAATGGTGCGTTCGAAAGTGTCAGTGATGAGGACGCCTTCCGCGCCATGCATGTGCTCGCAAAAATGGAGGGGATTTCCGCGGAGCCCGCCGCGGCAGTTGCATTTGCCGGCCTATTCAAACTGGTCCGTGCAGGGATTATTAAACACAGTGAAACGGTTGTCGTTAATTGCACAGGCCATACCATGCCGGCCGAACCGAGTATTTTGGGCGATAACTGGTCACGTGACGTAAAATTCCCGACCCTTGAAGAGACACCACAGGAAGGTTTGCTTTCCGCGCTAACGCAGGTCGCGCCCGAACGCTTCCCGAAAATTGTCATCGTGGAAGATACCGCTGAAGCGCGCCGTCTCATCCGTCGAATTTTACAGTCACAGGGAAATTTCACCATACTGGAGGCCGTCAACGGGCGCGAAGGACTTGACCTGATCCAGCGCGAACTGCCTGATCTCATCATCCTCGACCTGATGATGCCGGAAATGGACGGTTTTGGGGTCATCGAAGCGCTGCGCGCCAAACCGGAAACCGCGACGATCCCGGTCATCGTTGCCACGGCAAAAGAACTTACCCCGGACGAAAAAAGCAGGCTGGGCGGACAGATCCAATCGCTCATGCAAAAGGGCGATTTCCTCAATGACGAGTTCCTTGAAGAAGTGAAGTCTTTAATAAAATAA
- a CDS encoding response regulator, whose translation MDTPFVFIVDDEPGIAMLCNRLLSRAGYMVATETNPRKAIEYLHDNIINILLVDIRMPEVDGFEVIQHAQRLQPDAAVLIMTGHGTVETAIRALRQGVDGLLLKPFGIGGELVEAVKLALADSQKKRDAARTQALRPLFSVTEALLSETRREPLLDLIVHAICGHMQCSQAACYQQDAGSKDFSLMASRGIAPSRDLSALISSVDAAAHPMVINASGPGDASLKALLSDLQLGAVILTPISRQNLHMVLYAARAVNEPPFSESDLEMFQILARQAITALENARLYAEQLDYVRQVEESQKALIQAEKMAAAGRLSASIAHEVNNPLQAVQNCLHLAGREDLPAEKRREYFDLARTELERLMLTVRRMLDFYRPGTTSLEEVDLGEMLQYSLTLMAKQLDEARINVSVDFSGDIPHIHVMGNQIQQVFINLILNAADAMPHGGDLKISIRSFMDGVELLFQDGGKGVSKEKQANMFEPFFSTKDGGTGLGLTVSYNIITAHGGVLELLPERSPGACFRIFLPAGGKP comes from the coding sequence ATGGATACCCCCTTTGTATTCATCGTCGACGACGAACCCGGCATTGCGATGCTGTGCAACCGCCTGCTCTCCCGCGCGGGGTATATGGTGGCCACCGAAACCAATCCACGCAAAGCAATTGAATATCTCCACGATAATATAATAAATATTTTGCTGGTGGATATTCGCATGCCTGAAGTGGACGGCTTTGAGGTTATTCAACATGCCCAGCGGTTACAGCCCGATGCCGCCGTTCTGATCATGACCGGACACGGCACAGTTGAAACCGCCATCCGCGCGCTGCGACAGGGCGTGGATGGGCTCTTGCTCAAGCCATTTGGCATAGGTGGAGAGCTTGTGGAAGCGGTCAAACTTGCCCTTGCCGACAGCCAGAAAAAACGGGACGCGGCACGCACGCAGGCGCTTCGCCCGCTATTCTCTGTTACCGAAGCCCTGCTTTCTGAAACCCGCCGCGAGCCCCTGCTCGACCTGATCGTCCATGCCATTTGCGGGCATATGCAATGCTCGCAGGCTGCCTGTTATCAGCAGGATGCCGGGTCGAAGGATTTTTCTCTCATGGCATCGCGCGGTATTGCCCCATCCCGTGATCTTTCTGCCTTGATCTCCAGCGTGGACGCCGCCGCACATCCGATGGTGATTAATGCGAGCGGGCCGGGGGATGCCTCCCTGAAGGCGCTTCTTTCCGACCTGCAGCTTGGTGCGGTAATCCTGACACCAATCTCGCGCCAGAACCTGCACATGGTGTTATACGCTGCCCGTGCCGTAAACGAGCCTCCCTTCAGCGAATCAGACCTTGAGATGTTCCAGATCCTTGCGCGTCAGGCGATCACCGCATTGGAGAACGCGCGTTTATATGCCGAACAGTTGGACTATGTCCGTCAGGTGGAGGAGTCCCAGAAGGCGTTGATCCAGGCGGAGAAGATGGCGGCAGCAGGACGTTTAAGCGCGTCCATCGCGCATGAGGTCAACAATCCGTTGCAGGCTGTGCAGAATTGTCTGCACCTTGCCGGGCGCGAAGACCTGCCTGCGGAAAAACGCAGGGAATATTTTGACCTGGCCCGCACCGAGCTGGAGCGGTTAATGCTTACCGTCCGCCGCATGCTGGATTTCTACCGTCCCGGCACGACCTCCCTTGAGGAAGTGGACCTGGGCGAGATGCTGCAATACAGCCTGACGTTAATGGCAAAACAACTTGACGAGGCTAGGATCAATGTTTCAGTGGATTTCTCCGGGGATATCCCGCACATTCATGTGATGGGGAATCAGATCCAGCAGGTATTCATCAACCTGATCCTGAATGCCGCTGATGCAATGCCGCATGGCGGCGATCTGAAGATCAGCATTCGTTCCTTTATGGATGGCGTCGAACTGCTTTTCCAGGATGGCGGCAAGGGCGTGTCAAAGGAAAAACAAGCCAATATGTTCGAGCCGTTTTTCAGCACAAAAGATGGAGGCACGGGTTTGGGACTTACCGTAAGTTACAATATCATTACCGCACACGGCGGTGTGCTGGAACTGCTTCCTGAACGGAGCCCCGGTGCTTGTTTCCGTATATTCCTACCTGCAGGAGGAAAGCCATGA
- a CDS encoding ATP-binding protein, which produces MPKKPKIDKRLDKLFQDIKPEENVSKPKRKPKVQEEAPPPSLDLKPVAQNPEANISAKRVKRHTATLFPPDAIAPTQPSSSYSINIQTGDQDWATLRLLDETQQRRWTDDEQLLIKQVTDQLSLALENARLFQEAQKFKLGIDRTDNAVFITDPNGIIQYVNPGFEKVYGFKAEEALGNTPRILKSGVIPDEQYKQFWVTLLGGGTISGEIVNKAKDGRLIPISGTNSPILDENGKILGFLSVHQDISERKKSEEALEKSESDLRALFAAMEDVVLVMDKNGRYDRIAPTNPSRLVRPPEELLGKLMHEVLPKETADRFVSAIQQTINTSEKVQLEYELPVGDETYWFLANLTKLDEDHAFWVARDITERKKAEEAIRRRNEYLAVSAEIGKLVTSTLDLNAIFARTVNLINERFNFYHAAIYIVEETGFNANLREATGDAGAEMKKQKHTYRVDSKSTVGRVASDGEAVVVNDVKTNPLHVGNLLLPNTKAEAAIPLRIGNRIIGVIDIQADEENAFTGDEIAVLQTLADQVAVAIDNARSFELSQQAVMEMREIDRLKSQFLANMSHELRTPLNSIIGFSRVILKGIDGPVTELQQQDLTAIYNSGQHLLGLINDILDLAKIEAGKMELAFDEVNIADIASSVLSTMSGLIKDKPIQMKRIIEPDLPTVRADAIRVRQVMINLLANAAKFTDEGDITVEVGIKPGPTGRNEIRVSVTDTGPGISEEDQEKLFQAFSQVDDSPTRKTGGTGLGLSISQQLINMHGGKIWVESEVGKGSTFHFTLPLFRKEREGEGAARVDNIILAIDDDLQVIGLYDRYLQPQGYQVIPLTDPSRALDRVKQLKPFAVTLDIMMPGIDGWKVLETLKSDPGTRNVPVIICSIVEDLEKGFNLGASDYLVKPILGEDLANALDRLNTDGSIREVLVIDDNRDDLRLIGKILNTNGRYKAILAEGGQSGWNIISSGNPPHAIILDLFMPDLDGFKILENLQADKKLRDIPTIVISGMDVSDEQKKQLKEFGRRLLTKGSFSEKELLASLQSALERIQVNK; this is translated from the coding sequence ATGCCAAAGAAACCGAAGATAGACAAGCGACTTGACAAGCTCTTCCAGGACATTAAACCTGAGGAGAATGTCTCGAAGCCGAAACGCAAGCCGAAAGTCCAGGAGGAAGCGCCGCCTCCTTCTCTGGACCTGAAGCCTGTTGCACAAAATCCCGAGGCAAATATCTCCGCAAAAAGGGTGAAGCGTCACACTGCCACCCTGTTTCCACCGGATGCGATCGCGCCCACTCAACCATCATCGTCCTATTCCATAAACATCCAAACCGGAGACCAGGACTGGGCCACTTTGCGTTTGCTGGACGAAACACAACAGCGCCGGTGGACCGACGATGAGCAACTGCTGATCAAACAGGTCACGGATCAATTATCACTGGCGCTTGAAAATGCGCGCTTGTTTCAGGAAGCGCAAAAATTCAAGCTTGGGATCGATAGAACGGACAACGCGGTATTTATCACGGATCCAAACGGCATCATTCAATATGTTAATCCCGGTTTCGAAAAGGTGTATGGCTTCAAGGCGGAGGAGGCGCTGGGAAACACCCCGCGGATCTTGAAATCAGGCGTTATTCCGGATGAGCAATACAAACAATTTTGGGTCACCTTGTTAGGTGGCGGGACGATATCCGGTGAAATCGTCAATAAGGCTAAAGACGGCCGCCTCATTCCAATATCAGGGACAAACAGCCCTATTCTTGACGAAAACGGAAAGATCCTTGGTTTCCTTTCAGTACACCAGGATATCAGTGAACGTAAAAAATCAGAAGAAGCCCTGGAAAAATCAGAATCCGATTTGCGCGCGCTGTTCGCCGCGATGGAAGATGTGGTGCTGGTAATGGATAAAAACGGACGATACGACCGTATTGCACCGACCAATCCATCCCGTCTTGTCCGTCCGCCGGAGGAACTGCTCGGGAAACTCATGCACGAGGTTCTGCCGAAGGAGACCGCTGACCGTTTTGTTTCAGCCATTCAACAAACAATTAACACCTCCGAAAAAGTTCAACTGGAATACGAACTTCCTGTTGGTGATGAAACGTACTGGTTCCTCGCCAACCTCACAAAGCTTGATGAAGACCATGCCTTCTGGGTGGCCCGCGATATTACCGAGCGCAAGAAGGCGGAGGAAGCCATCCGCCGCAGGAATGAATACCTGGCGGTATCCGCCGAGATCGGAAAACTGGTCACATCCACCCTGGATTTGAACGCGATCTTTGCGAGAACAGTCAACTTGATCAACGAAAGGTTTAATTTCTATCACGCCGCGATTTACATTGTGGAGGAGACCGGTTTCAACGCAAATTTGCGCGAAGCAACAGGCGATGCCGGCGCCGAGATGAAAAAGCAGAAACACACCTATCGTGTAGATTCAAAGTCGACCGTCGGCAGGGTGGCATCGGACGGGGAGGCAGTGGTCGTTAATGACGTAAAAACCAATCCACTGCATGTGGGCAACCTCCTCTTGCCGAACACAAAAGCGGAGGCTGCAATTCCACTCCGCATTGGAAACCGCATCATTGGCGTGATTGACATTCAGGCGGATGAGGAAAATGCATTCACAGGGGATGAGATCGCGGTTCTGCAAACGCTTGCAGACCAGGTGGCTGTCGCAATCGACAATGCGCGTTCCTTCGAACTCTCCCAGCAAGCCGTCATGGAAATGCGCGAGATAGACCGCCTGAAAAGCCAGTTCCTCGCGAATATGAGCCACGAGTTACGCACACCGCTCAATTCGATCATCGGGTTTTCGCGCGTGATCCTAAAGGGCATCGATGGTCCGGTCACTGAATTACAACAACAAGACCTGACCGCCATCTATAACTCCGGTCAGCACCTGCTGGGGCTGATCAATGACATCCTCGACCTCGCCAAAATCGAAGCCGGCAAGATGGAACTGGCATTCGACGAAGTAAATATCGCAGATATTGCCAGCAGTGTACTTTCCACCATGAGCGGTTTGATCAAGGACAAACCGATCCAAATGAAGCGCATCATCGAGCCGGATCTGCCAACGGTCCGGGCAGATGCGATCCGCGTCCGCCAGGTGATGATCAACCTGCTCGCGAACGCTGCAAAATTCACAGACGAAGGCGATATCACTGTGGAGGTCGGGATCAAGCCCGGCCCAACGGGACGCAATGAAATTAGAGTAAGCGTGACAGATACAGGCCCGGGCATTTCGGAAGAGGATCAGGAAAAACTCTTCCAGGCCTTCTCGCAGGTGGACGATTCTCCCACCCGCAAGACGGGCGGCACGGGGCTTGGCTTATCCATTTCCCAGCAGCTTATCAACATGCATGGAGGAAAAATCTGGGTGGAAAGCGAAGTTGGCAAGGGAAGCACATTCCATTTCACCCTGCCACTTTTCCGCAAGGAAAGGGAGGGCGAAGGCGCTGCACGAGTCGACAACATCATCCTTGCCATTGATGACGATCTCCAGGTGATCGGGCTGTATGACCGCTATCTACAGCCACAAGGCTACCAGGTCATCCCATTGACCGATCCCTCGCGCGCGCTTGACCGCGTAAAACAATTGAAGCCCTTTGCCGTGACCCTGGATATTATGATGCCCGGCATTGACGGCTGGAAGGTTCTTGAGACCTTAAAAAGCGATCCCGGGACACGCAATGTTCCGGTCATCATATGCAGCATCGTTGAAGACCTTGAAAAAGGCTTCAACCTCGGCGCATCAGATTATCTGGTAAAGCCGATACTGGGGGAGGACCTGGCCAATGCGCTCGACCGCCTGAATACAGATGGTTCGATCCGGGAAGTGCTTGTCATTGACGACAACCGTGATGACCTGAGATTGATCGGGAAAATCCTGAATACCAACGGAAGATATAAAGCCATCCTCGCCGAAGGCGGACAAAGCGGCTGGAACATCATTTCATCCGGGAATCCGCCTCATGCAATCATCCTTGACCTGTTCATGCCCGACCTGGACGGCTTCAAGATCCTGGAGAACCTGCAGGCTGACAAAAAACTGCGGGACATTCCCACAATTGTCATCAGCGGCATGGATGTTTCGGATGAACAGAAAAAACAACTCAAGGAGTTCGGACGACGTCTTTTAACAAAAGGCTCCTTTAGTGAGAAGGAACTGCTTGCTTCCCTGCAAAGTGCATTGGAACGGATTCAGGTAAACAAATAA
- a CDS encoding DMT family transporter yields MPKKQTIGILAAFSSAVFLGLAPVFGKLAITLGFTPFAVVALRTGFAAGILLMAISLFYRQYLYIFPIGLVGCILAGTINGFGSLLYYLALQRLDASLGQLLYSLYPFFVALWLILDHQPPSPLTFFRIALATIAVLLLTSVPGRSVDRIGVMLMIGAAILYAMHLPINQRVLYEVPAPTVALYTLLSMSAVVIPAYLLFDRAWPAANIPWLPVFGLTFVTVFSRIALFLGVKKIGGMQTALLGLAELLITILFSSVLLGESLTALQWLGAVGLSVSLILVMYEHPAPPIHSGKTGWLSWIRAPALPKDIFGPYE; encoded by the coding sequence TTGCCTAAAAAACAAACCATTGGGATTTTAGCGGCTTTCAGTTCGGCAGTATTTCTCGGTCTGGCGCCCGTATTTGGAAAACTTGCCATTACCCTGGGTTTCACGCCCTTTGCTGTCGTGGCATTGCGCACCGGTTTTGCGGCCGGCATTCTCCTGATGGCCATCTCGCTATTCTATCGCCAGTATCTTTACATCTTCCCCATCGGACTGGTCGGCTGTATCCTCGCCGGCACCATCAACGGATTCGGCTCCCTGCTGTATTACCTTGCCCTGCAAAGGCTTGACGCAAGCCTGGGGCAGCTCCTGTATTCGCTCTACCCATTCTTTGTGGCACTTTGGCTCATCCTTGACCATCAACCCCCAAGTCCACTCACATTCTTTCGCATCGCGCTTGCCACGATCGCAGTCCTGTTGCTCACCAGTGTTCCCGGCCGCTCCGTGGACAGGATCGGTGTGATGCTCATGATCGGCGCGGCAATTCTATATGCCATGCACCTGCCCATCAACCAACGCGTACTTTATGAAGTCCCAGCACCAACAGTCGCGCTCTACACGCTGTTATCCATGAGCGCCGTGGTAATTCCCGCTTATTTATTATTTGACCGCGCCTGGCCCGCGGCAAACATTCCCTGGCTGCCTGTTTTCGGCCTCACCTTTGTAACGGTCTTTTCGCGCATTGCGCTTTTTCTCGGCGTAAAAAAGATAGGGGGGATGCAGACGGCCTTATTGGGACTCGCCGAACTTTTAATCACGATCCTCTTCAGCAGTGTTTTACTGGGCGAGAGTCTCACCGCCCTGCAATGGCTGGGGGCGGTCGGACTCAGCGTCAGCCTGATCCTGGTCATGTACGAGCATCCGGCTCCCCCGATTCATAGCGGCAAAACCGGCTGGCTCTCATGGATCCGCGCGCCGGCTTTGCCCAAGGATATCTTTGGACCGTATGAATAA